In Panacibacter microcysteis, the genomic stretch GAGTATTTCCTGAGTATGCTGAAGAAAGCAAGATTTATTGTTGGTAATTCCAGTGCAGGCATACGAGAGGCACCATGCTACGGTATTCCCACAATAAACATTGGTACAAGACAAAACGGGCGAAGCAATGATCCTGATCTTATCAACACTTCTTACAACAGGCAGGATATTGAGCAGGCAATCACCAAAGCACTTACCCACACAGTACGCAAGAAACATTTGTTTGGCGATGGAAAAAGTGCAGAAAAATTTCTTGTTACACTAAACAGCGAAATGTTCTGGCATACCTCCAGGCAGAAAAGTTTTTATGACAGATAATTTTGTTATGAGCCCGGCTGCAGTACATGCATGTAACATCGTTGCGTCGCACTCTTCAGGGTTTGGTTCGCTGTGCAGCAACACGATACTGCATATGCAACCGGCGCGGTATGCAGTATCGTGTTGCCGAAATATTTACTGCCGTACAAGTGTGCGACGCAACAAAAGCTTCATACATATTCAACAGCCCGGTACATAATCTTTCTTTTTGTTACTATCAATCGTTATAAGAAACCTCAACGAAGCAGCAGCACTTAAAAGAACATTGCTTTCCGTTAAGCGGCAGCAGGTAGATTTTGCATACGAGGTAATTGTTGTAGATAATGAGTCTGATGATGATTCGGTTGAGATAGCAAATGATTTCAATTGTAAAGTTATTTCACTAAAGCGCAGTGAGTTTACGTTTGGCCACGCATTAAACTACGGCATACAGCATGCACAGGGCGCTTATGTGTTAATATTAAGTGCACACATTCTGTTGCTGAATGAATATTTTCTTAAGTCGCTGCCTGCTTATTTTGAACAAGTGCAGGTAGCCGGTTTGCGTTTTATAAATGCGGCTGATAATGCCGGTGCCGAAGCAGCGATTGAGTTTGGCCCGCAGGAAATAGCAGCAGGTAAAAATGTGCTGAATGAACATTGGCAGCACCTTACAATCAATCATTGTGCAGCCGTTAGAAAAAGTGCCTGGGAAAAGGTGCATTTTGATGCCACAATTTTTGCGGGCGAAGATAAAAAGTGGGCGCTTGATGTACTGAATGCGGGTTATAAGCTCTTGTATAATGTGCCTTGTTTCTATACATATAACCGCACACTCAGCCGGCAACAGAAAATAAAAAGACAGGCAATTGAAACAGCAGCAAAAGAATTGCTTACCGGCAAAAAAGAACAGCAGTTCAATGGAAGCCTGGTAGCAGTAACGCTGCGAAGAATTGGCAAAGAGTTTAGACGGTCTTATGCACAACTGCAGGTAAACAGCGCGGTGTATAAATCCATCAACGAGCTGAGAAAAAAACACTTTAACCGGTAGATGAAGATAGCATTCATCAGTTACGAATTTCCACCCGATACCGGTTTTGGCGGTATCGGAACATATACTTACCAGTTATCAATAGCACTGGCAGGAAGGGGCCATACGGTAGAAGTGTTTAGTTGCAGCAGGGAAGAAGACAAACTGAATATTGTTGTCGAAGCGCTTGTTACCGTACATAGGGTAAAAGCAGATAAGCGCAGTATTTTTGCAGAAAGGATTGTTGCAGTTTTTGCACAACGACATGCCATAACCGGGTTTGATATCATTGAGAGCCCCGAGTATTGTGCGGAAGGGTTGCAGGTAAGAAAGGCATTTCCAGCTATTCCAATGGTTGTAAAACTTCATACACCTTTATACCTTGTTAACAGGCTAAACAATGTACACAAGCCTGTATCATTCAAAAAGAAAGTAAAGCAACTGATCGGGAGAAGCAGTTATAATAAAAACGGCGATGCAGATTACCAGCTTGCTGCGGCAGCAGACGCCGTTTGTTCCCCCTCAAGATCTTTGGCTGACATTATATCCAAAGAATGGGGCATAAAGCATATAGATGTAGTGCCCAATTATTATCAGCCTTTGCCGGGTTTTTACAACATAACTGCAGCTGATGCGCGGAACAACATCGTGGCGTTTACCGGCAGGCTTGAAGTACGCAAAGGCATACTTTCTCTTTTAAGAGCTATACCCCTGGTGTTGAAAGCAAAGCCCGGTATTGTTTTCAGATTTATAGGCAGCAGCGGAGATGCACCGGGCGGCAATGGTTCAATGGAAGCATACATTCGGCAGCAATTGCCTGGTTTTTTGTCGCAACTGCAGTTTACGGGTTTTGTACACCGGGAAGATATGCCCGAAGCAGTGAAAGATGTAACCTTATTTGTTTTTCCAAGTGTGTGGGAAAACTTTCCATACGTATGCCTCGAGGCTATGAGCGCAGCAAAGGCAGTCGTAGCTTCAGATGCAGGCGGAATGAAAGAAATGCTCGAAGGCGAAAATGGCGGAAAGATTGTTGATGCAAAAGATCATAAGGCTCTTGCGCATGCTATTATTGGTCTGCTGAATAATGCAGGCGAAAGAGCGAGAATGGCTCAGCACAACCGTAAACGGGTGCAGGATTATTATGCATCCGCTGTGCTGAATACAGTGGAAGACTATTATCAAAAAGTTGTAAGCCTGCAACAAACAATAAAGCATTAAAAAGATTTTGCCGGCCAATATTCTATTATTACGTCATCCGCTCAGCCACATTGGTAAATACAGCGGGTATGAAAATTTTGTAGATCACCTGCAGGATGATACCCTACATTTTACCGATCATCATCGTACAAGAGCAGTAAGAAGAACAGATATAAAACGAAGGTTTTTTCTACGCCGCGCCGATAAAAAACTGGTAAACAAACCTGGTTTGTATTACAATGCATTCAGCTATATGGCCGAGATGGAAGCATTTAAAATAGCCAACGCGCAAAACGTAAAGCTTATTCACAATACTTTTCTTGAAGATAACCACGGTTTTCTTGGCAATCGTAAAACAGCAGGCGGTTTTAAGCTCGTAGCAACCGCGCATCAGCCATATAGCTGGTGGAAGTATACGCATAAGCCAACCACTGTTTTAGATCAGCTAGATGCATTGTTTGTATTGTCCAACGCAGAGGCCGCCTGTTTCGAAACTGCATTGCCCGGCCGCGTGCATGTGGTACGTCATGGTGTAAGTACAGATTTTTTTACTCTTTCGAAGCCTGTTACACAGCGAAAAAAAAGAATCCTTTTTGTAGGCAACTGGTTACGTGATACTGCATTTTTTGCAGAAGCAATAGAAACCCTGTTAAAGATTGATGCTTCCATTGCAGTGGATATTGTTTATCGTTCTTCAGCAGATGTAAATACAGATCCGGTTTTCAGGCTGTGTAAGTATCAGCAGGTTACCATGCATCAGCATATCAGTAATGAAGCACTGCGCGATTTGTATAACGATGCACGATTGCTCTTCTTACCGTTAACTGACGCCACAGCCAACAATGCCATACTGGAAGCGGCAGCATGCGGCGTACCTGTTGTTACCACAAACCTGCCATCGCTGAAAGAATACACAAACAGTCATTACGCATATTACTACAATGGCATGAAGG encodes the following:
- a CDS encoding glycosyltransferase family 2 protein: MLLSIVIRNLNEAAALKRTLLSVKRQQVDFAYEVIVVDNESDDDSVEIANDFNCKVISLKRSEFTFGHALNYGIQHAQGAYVLILSAHILLLNEYFLKSLPAYFEQVQVAGLRFINAADNAGAEAAIEFGPQEIAAGKNVLNEHWQHLTINHCAAVRKSAWEKVHFDATIFAGEDKKWALDVLNAGYKLLYNVPCFYTYNRTLSRQQKIKRQAIETAAKELLTGKKEQQFNGSLVAVTLRRIGKEFRRSYAQLQVNSAVYKSINELRKKHFNR
- a CDS encoding glycosyltransferase family 4 protein, with amino-acid sequence MKIAFISYEFPPDTGFGGIGTYTYQLSIALAGRGHTVEVFSCSREEDKLNIVVEALVTVHRVKADKRSIFAERIVAVFAQRHAITGFDIIESPEYCAEGLQVRKAFPAIPMVVKLHTPLYLVNRLNNVHKPVSFKKKVKQLIGRSSYNKNGDADYQLAAAADAVCSPSRSLADIISKEWGIKHIDVVPNYYQPLPGFYNITAADARNNIVAFTGRLEVRKGILSLLRAIPLVLKAKPGIVFRFIGSSGDAPGGNGSMEAYIRQQLPGFLSQLQFTGFVHREDMPEAVKDVTLFVFPSVWENFPYVCLEAMSAAKAVVASDAGGMKEMLEGENGGKIVDAKDHKALAHAIIGLLNNAGERARMAQHNRKRVQDYYASAVLNTVEDYYQKVVSLQQTIKH
- a CDS encoding glycosyltransferase family 4 protein, whose translation is MPANILLLRHPLSHIGKYSGYENFVDHLQDDTLHFTDHHRTRAVRRTDIKRRFFLRRADKKLVNKPGLYYNAFSYMAEMEAFKIANAQNVKLIHNTFLEDNHGFLGNRKTAGGFKLVATAHQPYSWWKYTHKPTTVLDQLDALFVLSNAEAACFETALPGRVHVVRHGVSTDFFTLSKPVTQRKKRILFVGNWLRDTAFFAEAIETLLKIDASIAVDIVYRSSADVNTDPVFRLCKYQQVTMHQHISNEALRDLYNDARLLFLPLTDATANNAILEAAACGVPVVTTNLPSLKEYTNSHYAYYYNGMKDCVEYIIQTIDDEARLSFMSREARVFMEQQFAAPLIAKQHIALYKSFL